The window GTTGGCCCAACGGGTTTCCGCTCCCCACAGTTCACGCGAACCCAGGCCCAGCAGGAGCAGCAAGGCCGAGACGCCCAACAGCAGTGTCAGGGCTCCCCTGTCGGTCTTCCAGTAGCCCAGGCTCATGGTTGTGTCTGTGGGAAGATGAGGATCTCGCTGTCGCCTTTCCTGTAGCGTTTGCCATCGGGTGGCAGTAGCCCGATTTCTTCCATTTCCGCAGTGCCCTTGACGCGCATGACGACTCCTACCGAACCCTGTTTGCGTGCTTCGCTCATCCACTGCCCGATGTTTTCGAGCGTGACCTGGCGTCCCTGCGCATCAGGGTAATCCAGACCATATTTCAGTTCGCCAGCGGTGTTGAACAAATCGACCTGGGGGCGTTGCAGGCGCCAGGACAGTGCCGCGGCGGCCCCCAGTTCGTTGCTCAGCAGGCGGTTGGTCTGGCGCAGCTCGTCCAGGTGCTCGGCGATGAACTGGTCAGGCATCTTGTTGCTCACCACGCTGGCCGGCATGCCGGCTGGCAGCAGGGTCACCAGCAGGGCGATGCCCAGTGCCGGCATCGCCCAGAACGCGACAGGACGCAGGACCTGCAATGCGTTGGTGATGATCCACGCCATCAGCATGATGAACACCAGCGACAGGCTGAAGACCTCGGCATGGCTGTTGGCATAGACGGAGCGGGTCGTCTGCAGCACGATCAGCACCACCAGTGCCACCACCCCGAGAGTCAGGTTGAGCACACCGTTGAGGCGCAGTGCACGACCCTCGGCGCGGGTGACCCGGTCGATCAGCGCATTGCCCATCATCAGTGCCAAAGGCAGTAGGCAAGGCATGATGTAGGTTGGCAGCTTGCCTCGGCTCAGGCTGAAAAATACCAGTGGCAGGGCGAACCACAACCACAGGAAACCGATGCCTGCCTGGCGTTTTTCCTGCCAGGCCTGCTTGAACGTCGGCACCAGCATTACCGACCATGGCAGGCACGACACCACCAGCAGGGGCAGGTAGAACCACCACGGCTGGGCGTGCTGGGCGTTGTTGCCGGCAAAGCGCTGGATGTGCTCGTGCCAGAAGAAGAAATTCCAGTAGTCGGGTTCCTGGGCATTGACGGCCAGGACCCAGGGCAGCGCGACGGCCACCGCGACCACGACCGCGATCGGGCCGCAGCGCAGCAACTCACTCAGGCGTCGTTGCCAGAGCATGTAGGGCAGGGCGATCAGCACCGGCAGCAGCAGGGCCAGGAAACCCTTGGTCAGGAAACCCATGCCGCAGGCCAGGCCCAGCACGGCCCAGGCCGTCAGGCGCTGGCTGCGTGGCTGGCTGTCGGTCGCGAACCAGAAGGCGACCAGGCTGAGGTTCGACCACAGGGTGAACTGGGGATCGAGGTTGGCGTAGCCGGCCTGTCCGGCGACGAGGCCGAAACTCATGAACAGCAGCGCCGAGGCGAAGCTCTTGCGTGGATCGTTCCACAGGCGGCGGGCGATCAGGTAGGTCAGCAGGACGCTGAGCCCGGTACTGACCGCCGAGGCGATGCGTACGCCGAACAGGTTCTCGCCGAAGATCGCCTGGCCGATGGCAATCATCCAGTAGCCGGCGATGGGTTTCTCGAAATAACGCAGGCCCATGAAGTGCGGAGAGGTCCAGTTGCCGCTCAGGAGCATCTCCTGGCTGATCTGGGCGTAACGGGTCTCGTCGGGAATCCACAGGCCGTGAAACAGCATCGGCAGCAGGTAGAACAGCCCGAAGGCGAGGATCAGCGCCGGTATCGACCAGCGCTTGAGCGTCGCGGGGGAGGGGTATGGCATGTGAGAGTTCATGATTCGGCCTTAGCGGTACCTACCGCCACAAGGGTTTAACCAGGATTCGCGATTGCGGTTGCTCGCCCGGTAACGCTGCAAGGCCCAGGCACACGCCTGCCCTGGCGGGCCCAAGTGCGCGAGAGGACTTGAGCCCGCGAGGGGCAAAGGCGATAGGGGGTGGATCTGGCAGCGAGCGGGGCTTCAACGGAAACGGGTGAAGCAAGATGCATTCAACTGACGGCCATGTTCCATGGGCGTGATGTTTAAAATTGCAAAGCGCCGTTACAGGTCGCTCATATTTTCGTGCTGAGCGCGGTCTGCCAGTCCTCGGCATTCAGGATCCCCAACATTTTCAACTGGCCGTCGGCACCCACCGAGGCGAACACGGAGCTGGTGTATTCGCTCTTGGGGACATGTCGATAACCCAGCTGTTTCTCAAGGTCATCGATGCAGCCGCTGTGGGTTACCAGCACCAGGTTGCGATGCGCGGCCTTGTGGGCGAGAGCATCCTGGCCCAGGGTCGGCCCGCAGCTCACCAGCCAGTCTGCAGTGATAGCGCTCTTGCCGAACATCGCTTCGGCAGTCTGTACGGTACGGGTGGTCGGACTGCTCAGTACGTCGGTGTTGTTCATGCCGACTTGCTGGAAGGCCCTGCCGACATCCGCTGCGGAGCGATTGCCCAGTTGGGTGATGCCATCCTCTGGGCCCAGGCATGGGTTGCTTGAGCGATCGCACCGCTCGGCATGGCGCACCAGCACGATGACATCCCCGGCTTTCCATTGGGCGTAGACGCCAGCGCTGTGCATGTGGTCGCGCACTGCCAGGTCGAGGGGCGACCTGGGCCACAGGACAAAGCCGGTTGCCATCAAGGCCACCAGGGTCATGCTGATCGCCAGCAGGGTTGACTTGACGCGGGGCTTGAGGGGCTGCGGCAGCACTGACTGAACGGCACTAAGGATAACCACGGATTCACCCATTGGCTGGTCTGACAACTAGGAAGGGCATCGCCCCGGTAAATGACAGTCGTGATCAGGCGGCCTACAGCGATACCGATAACGATAATGGGAATTTAAAGAGGAGCAGGTGGGCGCGAAGTGAAAGTGTTGTGAAAAATTTGGAAGTGCGATTTGCCCAGCGTTTTCGGGTGCCTGGGCAATATTTTGAAATATTTATGCGGGGGATTTGCGGGGTATCTGCTTCATGGCGATGCCGATCAGTGGGGTGATCGGCATCGGTATCGAAGTAAGGGGGCGCGGCGTTATTCGCCGCGAATATACTGTTCCAGCTGATTGATCAGGTTGGCCTGTTCGGCAATGGCTTCCTTGACCAGGTCGCCGATCGAGAGCAGGCCGATCAGTCGGCCGTCTTCCACCACGGGCAGGTGGCGCAGGTGCTTCTCCGTCATGATGGCCATGCAAGCCTCGACCCTCTGGTGCGTATCCACGGTGATGACCGGGGTATTCATGATTTCGCTGACCTTGGTCGTGACCGAACTCAACCCGTGCAGGATCACTTTGCGGGCATAGTCGCGTTCACTGATGATACCGACCACCTGGCCACTCTCGTTGACCACCGGCAGGGCACCGACGTTTTTCTCGGCCATCTTGATCAGCGCCTCGAACACGGTGTGATCGTTGCGGACGGTATAAACCTCCTGGCGCTGGCTACCCTTGAGTTTCAACAGTTCTGCGACGGTCTTCATGGATGGCTCTCTCATGCGGTTTTCATGTGGTTCTTGTGTCGCGGCCACACTCCATGGCGACCGGTCTTACAGAATCGTAGACTGATACCGCGAAGATGATGCGGAAAGCGGCCTCCAGACGCGAAAAAACGTCATTTCCCGTGGTTTGGATCAACTTTCTCCAGGCTGGCCGTCTTACCGATTGTCGTTCAGCTGCTTCCAGTCCAGCTCGAAACGGGCCAGGTACTTGCGCAGGCGGTCGGCATCGTTCGGGTTGGCCTTGGCTTGCCGGGATGCGTTGAACAGCTGTCGGCCGGCATCCGAGAGGCTGCTGGCGCGGCGGCAGACGTCGATCACGGCGTTGAGCTGCAGGCGGTCGAACAGGTCCATGTCGCCGGCACGTTCGCCGAGCAGGTGATCCACGCTGTCCGCTGCGTCGACCAGGCCCCAGGCCCGGCGCAGGCGGG of the Pseudomonas vanderleydeniana genome contains:
- the arnT gene encoding lipid IV(A) 4-amino-4-deoxy-L-arabinosyltransferase, with translation MPYPSPATLKRWSIPALILAFGLFYLLPMLFHGLWIPDETRYAQISQEMLLSGNWTSPHFMGLRYFEKPIAGYWMIAIGQAIFGENLFGVRIASAVSTGLSVLLTYLIARRLWNDPRKSFASALLFMSFGLVAGQAGYANLDPQFTLWSNLSLVAFWFATDSQPRSQRLTAWAVLGLACGMGFLTKGFLALLLPVLIALPYMLWQRRLSELLRCGPIAVVVAVAVALPWVLAVNAQEPDYWNFFFWHEHIQRFAGNNAQHAQPWWFYLPLLVVSCLPWSVMLVPTFKQAWQEKRQAGIGFLWLWFALPLVFFSLSRGKLPTYIMPCLLPLALMMGNALIDRVTRAEGRALRLNGVLNLTLGVVALVVLIVLQTTRSVYANSHAEVFSLSLVFIMLMAWIITNALQVLRPVAFWAMPALGIALLVTLLPAGMPASVVSNKMPDQFIAEHLDELRQTNRLLSNELGAAAALSWRLQRPQVDLFNTAGELKYGLDYPDAQGRQVTLENIGQWMSEARKQGSVGVVMRVKGTAEMEEIGLLPPDGKRYRKGDSEILIFPQTQP
- a CDS encoding histidine phosphatase family protein is translated as MLPQPLKPRVKSTLLAISMTLVALMATGFVLWPRSPLDLAVRDHMHSAGVYAQWKAGDVIVLVRHAERCDRSSNPCLGPEDGITQLGNRSAADVGRAFQQVGMNNTDVLSSPTTRTVQTAEAMFGKSAITADWLVSCGPTLGQDALAHKAAHRNLVLVTHSGCIDDLEKQLGYRHVPKSEYTSSVFASVGADGQLKMLGILNAEDWQTALSTKI
- a CDS encoding CBS domain-containing protein; translated protein: MKTVAELLKLKGSQRQEVYTVRNDHTVFEALIKMAEKNVGALPVVNESGQVVGIISERDYARKVILHGLSSVTTKVSEIMNTPVITVDTHQRVEACMAIMTEKHLRHLPVVEDGRLIGLLSIGDLVKEAIAEQANLINQLEQYIRGE